One Candidatus Sulfurimonas baltica DNA segment encodes these proteins:
- a CDS encoding SulP family inorganic anion transporter, with translation MNDIFKPKFFTLLKEGITKEQVISDIFAGIIVGIVALPLAIAFAVASGVSPEKGIITAIVAGFIISLLGGSRVQIGGPTGAFIIILLGIVHQYGIEGLLISTMMAGVILVLFGLLRLGTLLKYFPHPLIVGFTSGIAVVIVSTQMKDAFGLNIEKLPSEFLQKWELYFTHLSDMNLYALAITLVTMMIIIYSKHITAKIPGSFIAIIFITATVNIFNIPVTTIETFFGTISNEITFSLPHFDLNNFTMYLAPALIIALLGGIESLLSAVVADGMIGSNHRSNTELIAQGIANIATPLFGGIPATGAIARTATNVQNGGRTPIAGMVHALTLLLIMLFFIDFAKLIPMSCLAGILLVVAYNMSEWRSFVSILKGSPFDSIVLLTTFLLTVLVDLTVAIQVGVVLSSLIFMKRMSDINTNIPIEDDSDTVENYSDLSEGISVYEIGGPLFFASARQYAQTIKTVGFSSKVLIIRMRHVPFIDTTALHNLKETIKALRDTGIIVIMSGTNNTVFKDLMQHHIIAMIGEENVFKKFSAAVKYVDQLILENKV, from the coding sequence ATGAACGATATTTTTAAACCAAAATTCTTCACTCTGCTAAAAGAAGGCATTACTAAAGAACAGGTTATATCAGATATTTTTGCCGGAATTATTGTAGGTATTGTAGCGTTGCCTCTTGCAATAGCATTTGCAGTTGCCTCTGGTGTCTCACCTGAAAAAGGTATAATAACAGCAATTGTCGCCGGATTTATAATATCACTTTTAGGCGGAAGTAGAGTTCAGATTGGCGGACCTACTGGAGCTTTTATTATAATTTTACTTGGTATTGTCCATCAGTACGGGATAGAAGGTCTTCTTATCTCTACTATGATGGCTGGTGTTATTCTAGTCTTGTTTGGTCTACTCAGACTTGGTACACTCCTTAAATATTTTCCACATCCTCTGATTGTTGGCTTTACAAGCGGGATTGCCGTAGTTATAGTTTCAACACAGATGAAAGATGCTTTTGGACTAAACATAGAAAAACTTCCCTCTGAATTTTTGCAAAAGTGGGAACTCTATTTTACTCATCTCAGCGACATGAATCTATATGCGTTAGCCATAACGCTCGTGACAATGATGATAATTATCTACTCTAAACATATAACTGCAAAAATACCTGGCTCTTTTATAGCAATTATTTTTATTACGGCAACGGTTAATATATTTAATATTCCAGTTACGACAATAGAGACTTTTTTTGGAACAATTTCAAATGAGATAACTTTCTCCCTGCCCCATTTTGATTTAAATAATTTCACTATGTATCTTGCACCCGCTTTGATTATAGCACTTTTAGGGGGTATAGAGTCCCTTCTCTCTGCTGTTGTAGCTGATGGTATGATAGGCTCAAACCACAGATCAAACACTGAACTAATAGCCCAAGGCATTGCAAATATTGCAACTCCTCTTTTTGGAGGGATACCGGCAACAGGAGCAATTGCCAGAACCGCGACGAATGTGCAAAATGGAGGGAGAACACCAATCGCCGGGATGGTTCACGCTTTAACTTTACTCTTAATAATGTTGTTTTTTATAGATTTTGCAAAACTGATTCCTATGTCATGTCTGGCAGGTATTTTACTGGTTGTAGCCTACAATATGAGTGAATGGCGCTCTTTTGTCTCTATCTTAAAAGGTTCACCATTTGATTCCATTGTTTTACTCACAACCTTTTTACTGACTGTTTTGGTTGATTTAACAGTCGCAATACAAGTCGGTGTGGTTTTATCTTCACTGATATTTATGAAACGGATGTCAGATATAAATACTAATATACCGATAGAGGATGATAGTGATACCGTAGAAAACTACTCCGATTTGTCCGAAGGCATCTCTGTATACGAGATAGGCGGTCCACTGTTTTTTGCATCTGCTAGACAATATGCCCAAACCATAAAAACAGTAGGTTTTTCTTCCAAGGTTTTAATAATCCGCATGAGACATGTTCCCTTTATTGACACTACAGCTTTGCATAATCTCAAAGAGACCATAAAGGCTCTAAGAGACACAGGTATTATTGTAATTATGTCAGGGACAAACAACACTGTTTTTAAAGACTTGATGCAACACCATATAATAGCCATGATTGGCGAAGAGAATGTGTTTAAAAAATTCTCTGCGGCAGTTAAATACGTAGATCAACTTATCCTAGAAAATAAAGTTTAA
- a CDS encoding NAD(P)/FAD-dependent oxidoreductase gives MKTKRVAIIGGGASGLLCAIFCAKKNLYVDIFEQNSKCAKKILVSGNGRCNITNRDLSSNDFFSDNPSFTEFALKEFGFKEFEKFCESIGLLLEVKDDGRAYPLSNEAKSVASLLLSHATNLGVNIHVDSKITDIKKLLNDYDSVVIATGSEAASHLGGNRDGLDFAQEFGHNIVATYPSLVQLHLNSHVAQKMSGAKLNGEVTLFVNNKKESTCSGDILFTNYGVSGFAILDISQRASVALMEYAKVDIAINLLPNFNAQKLSAHISKVALSVPEFTIADILSGLIPVKIVHGLLEDLKIPTSTCAVRNEEVHLGRSHDIGTKLSKKIANQMLNWRFEVSDTHGFRHAEVCGGGVDTTEVNPKTMESLKQKNLYFCGEVLDVVGRRGGYNFAFAWASGHLAAKEITKS, from the coding sequence ATGAAAACAAAAAGAGTAGCAATAATCGGAGGTGGAGCATCTGGACTTTTGTGTGCAATTTTTTGTGCTAAAAAAAATCTATATGTAGATATATTCGAGCAAAATTCAAAGTGTGCTAAAAAGATTTTAGTCTCTGGAAATGGGCGATGTAATATTACAAATAGAGACTTAAGTTCAAATGATTTTTTCAGTGACAACCCGTCATTTACAGAGTTTGCACTAAAAGAGTTTGGATTTAAAGAGTTTGAAAAATTCTGTGAAAGCATCGGTCTTTTACTTGAAGTAAAAGATGACGGACGTGCATATCCCCTTAGTAACGAAGCAAAAAGCGTTGCTTCGTTACTTTTAAGCCACGCCACAAACCTTGGGGTAAACATACATGTAGATTCAAAAATCACAGACATAAAAAAACTCCTAAATGATTATGACTCTGTCGTTATTGCTACCGGTTCTGAAGCTGCTTCTCATCTTGGCGGAAACCGTGACGGACTCGATTTTGCACAAGAGTTTGGACACAACATCGTTGCGACCTATCCATCTTTGGTTCAGCTTCATCTAAACTCACATGTAGCTCAAAAGATGAGCGGAGCAAAGCTAAATGGGGAAGTCACACTTTTTGTTAACAACAAAAAAGAGTCTACATGTAGCGGTGATATTCTCTTTACAAACTATGGAGTTTCAGGCTTTGCTATACTCGATATTTCCCAACGTGCTAGTGTTGCTCTGATGGAGTATGCAAAAGTTGATATAGCGATAAATCTGCTTCCAAACTTCAATGCGCAAAAACTATCTGCTCATATAAGCAAAGTGGCTTTAAGCGTGCCTGAGTTTACAATAGCTGATATATTGTCCGGTCTAATTCCTGTTAAAATAGTTCACGGTCTTTTAGAGGATTTAAAGATTCCAACCTCTACATGCGCTGTGAGGAACGAGGAAGTGCACTTGGGGCGCAGTCATGATATCGGGACAAAACTAAGCAAAAAAATAGCCAACCAGATGTTAAACTGGCGCTTTGAAGTAAGTGATACACACGGTTTTCGTCACGCAGAGGTTTGCGGCGGCGGAGTAGACACAACTGAAGTAAACCCTAAAACTATGGAGTCGCTAAAACAAAAAAACCTATACTTCTGCGGAGAGGTTTTGGATGTCGTTGGCAGACGTGGCGGTTATAACTTTGCCTTTGCCTGGGCAAGTGGGCACTTGGCTGCAAAAGAGATAACAAAATCTTAG
- a CDS encoding LemA family protein yields the protein MSTSLIVLIVVILVLVLMYNSLVAKKNQVENIFASVDTVLKKRYDLIPNLVASVGKYMEHEKSLFEEVTKLRAEANKPNISDEHKIALDAKVSSALGSIMIAVENYPELKANENVMHLQHTLHEVEEQISAARRAYNQSVTDYNNAIEMVPTNFMANAMNYKRKQVFEIVEAERKNVDVKELFN from the coding sequence ATGTCGACATCACTTATTGTTCTTATCGTCGTTATACTAGTTTTAGTTTTGATGTACAACTCTTTAGTTGCAAAGAAAAATCAGGTAGAAAATATCTTCGCAAGCGTAGATACGGTTCTTAAAAAAAGATATGACCTAATCCCAAATCTTGTTGCATCTGTGGGCAAATATATGGAGCATGAAAAATCTCTTTTTGAGGAGGTTACAAAACTTCGCGCTGAGGCAAATAAGCCAAATATCAGCGATGAGCATAAAATAGCTCTTGATGCGAAAGTAAGCTCTGCTCTTGGCTCTATAATGATTGCCGTTGAGAACTACCCAGAACTTAAAGCAAATGAAAATGTGATGCATCTTCAGCATACGCTTCATGAGGTAGAAGAGCAGATATCAGCCGCAAGACGTGCCTACAACCAAAGTGTAACCGACTACAACAACGCTATAGAGATGGTTCCAACAAACTTTATGGCAAATGCTATGAACTACAAAAGAAAACAGGTATTTGAGATAGTTGAAGCAGAGCGTAAAAATGTAGATGTTAAAGAGCTTTTCAACTAA
- a CDS encoding DUF3137 domain-containing protein, whose translation MKSVSELTDFYYKNLFPTLQKLEDDRKKLRYKIIIVGVIYTIISAILASFFINNIDIIIFIYIALGVIIYKFLVKDYTHEFKMSIIKPLIHAIDNTLLYSSTTHVSEYIFNRSKLFSEPERMSGNDFVKGKVNDINIEFSDILAEKRNRNSKGKDSWSTIFKGLFIVAEFNKHFAGETVILPDSAQSTFGELIGSWLQSNNMTRDELVKMDDPEFEKEFVVYSTNQIEARYILSHSLMKKLLAFKHKSKHPLHVSFIGSHIHMAVEYNKDLFEPAIFSSLLDYKVAMEYVQTLHLAIGIVQELKLNQKLWSKR comes from the coding sequence ATGAAAAGTGTAAGTGAATTAACGGACTTTTATTATAAAAATCTTTTTCCAACACTTCAAAAGCTTGAAGATGATAGAAAAAAACTTAGATATAAAATCATTATAGTTGGAGTTATATATACTATTATTTCTGCTATTTTAGCCAGTTTTTTTATTAACAATATAGATATAATTATTTTTATATATATTGCTTTGGGTGTTATTATATACAAATTTCTTGTCAAAGATTATACTCACGAATTTAAAATGAGTATTATAAAACCGCTTATTCACGCTATAGATAACACTCTTCTTTACTCCTCCACAACTCATGTTTCAGAATATATTTTCAACCGTTCTAAGCTTTTCTCTGAGCCTGAGAGAATGAGTGGAAATGACTTTGTTAAAGGAAAGGTTAATGATATAAATATTGAGTTTTCAGATATTCTTGCTGAGAAAAGAAATCGAAACTCAAAGGGAAAAGATAGCTGGAGCACAATATTTAAAGGTCTGTTTATAGTTGCGGAGTTTAACAAACACTTTGCCGGTGAGACGGTAATTTTGCCTGATTCTGCACAGAGTACTTTTGGGGAACTTATAGGAAGCTGGCTACAATCAAACAACATGACTAGAGACGAACTCGTCAAGATGGATGACCCTGAGTTTGAAAAAGAGTTTGTGGTATATTCTACCAATCAAATAGAAGCTAGATATATACTCTCCCATTCGCTTATGAAAAAACTGCTTGCTTTTAAGCACAAATCTAAGCACCCTCTACATGTATCGTTTATAGGTTCTCATATTCATATGGCAGTTGAATATAATAAAGACCTGTTTGAACCTGCTATATTCAGTTCTCTGCTGGATTACAAAGTTGCAATGGAGTATGTCCAAACGCTCCATCTTGCGATAGGAATTGTACAAGAGTTAAAATTAAACCAAAAATTATGGAGCAAAAGATGA
- a CDS encoding EI24 domain-containing protein: MSEQNLLIQSTKDFFTPKMLKYAILPFIVTLVVMYILFFVIAGIGVDQLGTLNVQSTQTTIQNGIPHTESISTQLEGSAIIKFLMSSAITSWIATFFVYAIGGFLTLYASIFVAVIIIGFLTPLVMRELQKRHYSDVEMIGHSNIFTTLFLAIKWTLTMLLMFILLIPFYFIPLVNIVALNLPLYYFFHKMITFDISSNLCTKEEDKQIKYFSKNSLRMKTLALYVVSLIPFAIFFGAVFYVIYLGHTYFLEVRKLREQE; encoded by the coding sequence ATGAGTGAACAAAACCTACTTATACAAAGTACAAAAGATTTTTTTACACCCAAGATGCTCAAGTATGCGATACTACCTTTTATTGTTACACTAGTTGTAATGTATATTCTCTTTTTTGTCATAGCGGGGATAGGTGTAGACCAACTAGGCACATTAAACGTTCAAAGCACTCAAACAACTATACAAAATGGCATTCCCCATACCGAGAGTATATCTACTCAGTTAGAGGGGAGTGCAATAATTAAGTTTTTGATGAGTTCTGCCATAACCTCATGGATAGCGACTTTTTTTGTCTACGCGATTGGAGGTTTTTTAACTCTATATGCTTCTATATTTGTAGCAGTTATTATAATTGGTTTTTTAACTCCGCTGGTTATGAGAGAGCTTCAAAAAAGACACTACAGCGATGTAGAGATGATCGGTCATTCAAATATTTTTACTACTCTTTTTTTAGCTATAAAATGGACACTAACAATGCTGCTTATGTTTATACTGCTTATCCCATTTTACTTTATACCGTTGGTAAACATAGTAGCTTTAAACCTTCCGTTATACTACTTCTTCCACAAAATGATTACATTTGACATATCATCCAACTTGTGTACAAAAGAGGAAGATAAACAAATAAAATACTTTAGTAAAAATAGCTTGAGAATGAAGACTTTAGCACTTTACGTTGTCTCACTAATACCGTTTGCCATATTTTTTGGAGCAGTGTTTTATGTGATTTACTTGGGACATACTTACTTTTTAGAGGTTAGGAAGTTGAGAGAGCAAGAGTAG
- a CDS encoding integron integrase produces the protein MEIKKKLLDIVRDKIRFKHYSISTERTYVHWIKHYIFFHNKKHPIEMGKLEIEQFLTSLAVEKKVSPTTQNQAFSAILFLYKEVLGVDLSHENIQALRAQERKHIPVVLTKEEVLKVVENIGGIYNLVVSLMYGCGLRMSEVLSLRIKDIDIGFDKVYIWDSKSLKDRTVPLPLKLKQRLLSQIETVCEIHKKDLADGYGTVFMPYALEKKYPQSKSETKWQFLFPMTNVSKDPRSETLRRHHIHPKTLGRNIKVASQKANIFKRVTSHIFRHSYATHLLQAGIDLRSIQELLGHKSVETTMVYTHVVSEMNKGKVISPLDF, from the coding sequence ATGGAGATTAAGAAAAAATTATTAGATATTGTCCGTGATAAAATCAGGTTTAAACATTACAGTATTTCTACTGAGAGAACTTATGTTCATTGGATAAAACATTATATATTTTTTCATAATAAAAAGCATCCAATTGAAATGGGAAAGTTAGAAATAGAGCAATTTCTTACTTCTTTGGCAGTTGAAAAAAAAGTCTCTCCAACAACTCAAAATCAGGCATTTTCTGCTATTTTATTTTTGTATAAAGAAGTTTTGGGTGTTGATTTAAGCCATGAAAACATCCAAGCATTGAGAGCACAAGAGAGAAAGCATATTCCTGTTGTTTTGACGAAAGAAGAGGTATTGAAAGTGGTTGAAAATATTGGTGGTATATACAATCTTGTCGTTTCTCTAATGTATGGTTGTGGGCTTCGCATGAGTGAAGTTTTAAGTCTAAGAATTAAAGATATAGATATAGGCTTTGATAAAGTATATATTTGGGACAGTAAATCACTTAAAGATAGAACTGTTCCTTTGCCATTAAAATTAAAACAGAGGCTACTTTCACAAATCGAAACTGTTTGTGAAATTCATAAGAAAGACTTAGCTGATGGTTATGGAACTGTTTTTATGCCTTACGCTTTAGAGAAAAAATATCCACAGTCAAAAAGTGAAACTAAATGGCAATTTTTATTTCCTATGACAAACGTTTCAAAAGATCCGAGGAGCGAAACGCTTAGACGACATCATATCCATCCTAAAACATTGGGAAGAAATATTAAGGTAGCTTCTCAAAAAGCAAATATTTTTAAGCGAGTAACTTCACATATTTTTAGGCATTCTTACGCTACACATCTACTGCAAGCCGGAATTGATTTACGAAGCATACAAGAACTCTTAGGCCATAAAAGCGTTGAAACTACGATGGTATACACTCATGTAGTCTCTGAGATGAACAAGGGTAAAGTCATCAGCCCTTTAGATTTCTAA
- a CDS encoding Eco57I restriction-modification methylase domain-containing protein produces the protein MFQKSLLKNFIKSFNTPNYNDIINLITKDKFIAEDANGAEFISLLSKMLNWTNCTREVKNLTDMKKADAVIYDKNNDPIAIIELKSSDKKISNRDIIAQAFRYKNEKPTCKYVIVSNFVSLDIYSESSDVCFSLDMTSSQSYTILYALLCQSSLETNEIARLKKYSKSQEEITKEVYKEYSSFRLKLLNNLIENNKELSRESIFECANKLLDRFMFILFAEDRGLIPPNSIDAIINKYKNDKKWGDNKPLYEYYKRYFHYIDIGNYDINIPKYNGNLFKPDERLENLIIDDHIIKEDLSALSAKDFSDDVDVEVLGHIFEQSLNDLEKIKESLFEEHKIVDTRKKDGVFYTPKFITEYIINNTVAKLCNDKKEVLKLFDEVKDTTKAKEKRRDTLHLYREYLESLKIVDPACGSGAFLTACFRFLLDEHKWIQNELFKYEAGLFDYHDIDKQIIENNLFGVDINNASVGIAKLSLWLQTAKRDRPLSNLMNNIKSANSLTTDWNELFPDIMANGGFDCVIGNPPYFNIQTLGAKSEVAKEIQKTYPHIWQDKSDILFYFIAKAIEITKSKVGFITSNAFLHSAKAVKLRNYILENAPISKIVNFEKYMVFEDASITSAIIEFNKNKKDSECLAYNFKDKDYDVNDINNTISDIKNYFEVTLKKDDVFALVDKKISAMNDKIDSIHPKLDTLFKIGKGMETAADKVFLFKEYPSQFPKEFIKPRVTGKNIERYSISNNETYILYFEDIENFEDLPNSIQNHLIENKDFLKNRAQIKRSKHSKWWRFTFPIHKELYHHNKIFCSRRAFENTFVIDCNNEYLAFSNMTTIFDTNDNFDLKYLLALLNSKVLNFRYKSIGKQTGGGSFEYFPNGVGKLPIPDISKEEQEPFINLVNTIIESKEKITKYKKHFDSLNAVDKIEIQEEIEKLETLVLNSVNEIDSLVYELYGLSGDEIGIIEDNINVK, from the coding sequence ATGTTCCAAAAATCATTACTTAAAAATTTTATAAAATCTTTTAATACTCCAAATTATAATGATATTATCAATCTAATTACAAAAGATAAATTTATTGCAGAAGATGCAAATGGTGCTGAATTTATATCATTATTATCAAAAATGCTAAATTGGACTAACTGTACAAGAGAAGTTAAAAACCTTACAGATATGAAAAAAGCTGATGCTGTAATTTACGATAAGAACAACGACCCCATAGCGATAATTGAGCTTAAATCAAGTGATAAGAAAATATCAAATCGCGATATTATCGCTCAAGCTTTCAGATATAAAAATGAAAAGCCAACTTGTAAATATGTGATAGTTTCAAACTTTGTAAGCTTAGATATTTACAGTGAGAGCAGTGATGTATGTTTTAGTTTAGACATGACTTCCTCACAAAGCTATACAATTCTTTATGCCCTACTTTGTCAATCTTCACTAGAAACAAACGAAATAGCAAGACTCAAAAAATATTCAAAGTCACAAGAAGAGATAACAAAAGAAGTCTATAAAGAGTATAGTAGTTTTAGACTAAAACTTTTAAATAATCTTATAGAAAACAACAAAGAATTATCACGTGAAAGTATATTTGAATGTGCAAATAAACTACTTGACAGATTTATGTTTATATTATTTGCCGAAGATAGAGGGCTGATACCTCCAAATAGTATAGATGCTATTATAAACAAATATAAAAATGATAAAAAATGGGGCGATAATAAGCCACTATATGAGTATTATAAAAGATATTTTCATTATATAGATATTGGAAATTATGATATAAATATCCCTAAATATAATGGTAATCTATTTAAACCGGACGAGCGATTAGAAAATCTAATCATTGATGACCACATAATCAAAGAAGACTTATCAGCACTTAGTGCTAAAGACTTTAGTGATGATGTTGATGTAGAGGTTTTAGGGCATATTTTTGAGCAGTCTTTAAATGACTTGGAGAAGATAAAAGAGTCACTTTTTGAAGAACATAAAATCGTTGATACTAGAAAAAAAGATGGTGTTTTTTATACTCCTAAATTTATTACTGAATATATCATTAACAATACAGTGGCAAAACTTTGTAATGACAAAAAAGAGGTTTTAAAACTTTTTGATGAAGTAAAAGATACAACAAAAGCAAAAGAGAAAAGAAGAGATACTTTACACCTGTACAGAGAATATTTAGAAAGTTTAAAGATAGTTGACCCGGCATGTGGAAGTGGAGCTTTTTTAACTGCTTGTTTTAGATTTTTATTAGATGAGCATAAATGGATACAAAATGAACTTTTCAAATATGAAGCTGGACTTTTTGATTATCACGACATAGACAAGCAAATCATAGAAAATAATCTTTTTGGTGTAGATATAAATAACGCTAGTGTTGGAATAGCTAAACTTAGCCTTTGGCTTCAAACCGCTAAAAGAGATAGACCACTTTCTAATCTTATGAACAATATTAAAAGTGCAAATTCACTTACAACAGATTGGAACGAGTTATTTCCTGATATTATGGCAAATGGTGGATTTGATTGTGTTATTGGTAATCCTCCGTATTTTAATATTCAAACATTGGGAGCGAAATCAGAAGTAGCAAAAGAGATACAAAAAACCTATCCACATATTTGGCAAGATAAAAGCGACATACTTTTTTATTTTATAGCTAAAGCCATTGAAATAACAAAAAGTAAAGTTGGATTTATAACGTCAAACGCTTTTTTACATTCTGCTAAAGCTGTAAAATTACGAAATTATATTTTAGAAAATGCACCAATTTCAAAAATTGTAAATTTTGAAAAATATATGGTTTTTGAAGATGCTTCCATCACTTCTGCTATTATTGAATTTAATAAAAATAAAAAAGATAGTGAATGTTTAGCATATAATTTTAAAGATAAAGATTATGATGTAAATGATATCAATAATACAATTTCTGATATAAAAAACTATTTTGAGGTAACTTTAAAAAAAGATGATGTTTTTGCCTTGGTAGATAAAAAGATAAGTGCCATGAATGATAAAATAGATAGTATACATCCAAAATTAGACACTTTGTTTAAAATTGGTAAAGGCATGGAAACAGCGGCTGATAAAGTTTTTTTGTTTAAAGAATATCCCAGCCAATTTCCAAAAGAATTTATAAAGCCTAGAGTAACAGGTAAAAATATAGAAAGATACAGTATTAGCAATAATGAAACATATATTTTATATTTTGAAGATATTGAAAATTTTGAAGATTTGCCTAATTCAATACAAAATCATTTAATTGAAAATAAAGATTTTTTAAAAAATAGAGCTCAAATAAAACGAAGTAAACATTCTAAATGGTGGAGATTTACGTTTCCTATTCATAAAGAACTCTATCATCATAATAAAATATTTTGTAGCAGAAGAGCATTTGAAAATACATTTGTGATAGATTGTAATAATGAATATTTAGCATTTTCAAATATGACAACTATTTTTGATACAAATGATAATTTTGATTTAAAATATTTATTAGCTCTTTTAAACTCTAAAGTTTTAAATTTTAGATATAAAAGTATTGGCAAGCAAACAGGTGGTGGAAGTTTTGAATATTTTCCCAATGGAGTTGGAAAACTACCAATTCCAGATATATCAAAAGAAGAACAAGAACCATTTATAAACTTAGTAAATACCATCATAGAATCAAAAGAAAAAATAACAAAATATAAAAAACACTTTGATAGTTTAAATGCTGTTGATAAAATAGAGATACAAGAAGAGATAGAGAAGTTAGAAACCTTGGTTTTAAATAGTGTTAATGAGATTGATAGTTTGGTTTATGAGCTTTATGGGTTGAGTGGTGATGAAATTGGAATAATAGAGGATAATATAAATGTCAAGTGA
- a CDS encoding Shedu immune nuclease family protein encodes MSSDDKEYYYYSKLEENTLSVSPQIPSKDIVDGKEIENPVRAVSMKFGDSADHKIHKKIETKDGLEIHLKTTDTGHQEIKAYFYEDTRNIQTLTIQRWMTKTGNPHKEYMVLYGKQLKLILDFVNSLKGIPLNGKNRVTLPIDFALQQVDKSINIDKETVINFLKDNPSLIKSIVENEIDESDITSLGYRKKQLKLFKEMLLNNNLNESNWQQFFEKNNWIFGYGLSYIFHNGLDEKKLEQVVSGFDFNSSGKRVDAILKTAGLINSLCFVEIKTHKTELLQSKPYRAGCWAVSNELIGGVTQIQNTVSLNLKKIYGKTQIKDKDTGDLTGEEFFNFQPKSFLIIGSLSQLIGNNAPNEDKFRSFELFRKNTLNPEIITFDELYERAKFIIYSKDSNHA; translated from the coding sequence ATGTCAAGTGATGATAAAGAATACTATTATTATAGTAAATTAGAAGAAAACACATTAAGTGTAAGTCCACAAATCCCATCCAAAGATATAGTTGATGGAAAAGAAATAGAAAACCCTGTGAGAGCTGTTTCTATGAAGTTTGGAGATAGCGCTGACCATAAAATTCATAAAAAAATTGAAACTAAAGATGGTTTAGAAATCCATTTAAAAACTACGGATACTGGACATCAAGAGATAAAAGCTTACTTTTATGAGGATACAAGAAATATCCAAACATTAACAATTCAAAGGTGGATGACCAAAACAGGTAATCCACATAAAGAATATATGGTTCTTTATGGTAAGCAATTAAAGCTGATTTTAGATTTTGTAAACTCATTAAAAGGAATACCCTTAAATGGAAAGAATCGAGTCACACTACCTATTGATTTTGCATTACAACAAGTTGATAAGAGTATTAATATTGATAAAGAAACAGTTATTAACTTTTTAAAAGATAATCCATCATTAATAAAAAGTATTGTTGAAAATGAAATTGATGAAAGTGATATAACATCTTTAGGATATAGAAAAAAACAACTTAAATTATTTAAAGAGATGCTACTAAATAATAATTTAAATGAATCTAATTGGCAACAATTTTTTGAAAAAAATAATTGGATATTTGGATATGGACTTTCTTATATCTTTCATAATGGTTTAGATGAAAAGAAACTAGAACAAGTTGTTAGTGGCTTTGACTTTAATAGTTCAGGAAAACGAGTAGATGCGATACTTAAAACAGCAGGATTGATAAACTCTCTTTGTTTTGTTGAAATAAAAACGCATAAGACAGAATTATTACAAAGTAAACCTTATAGAGCTGGGTGTTGGGCTGTTTCTAATGAGTTAATAGGTGGAGTTACTCAAATTCAAAATACTGTATCTTTAAATTTAAAAAAAATATATGGTAAAACTCAAATAAAAGATAAAGATACTGGTGATTTAACAGGTGAAGAATTTTTTAATTTCCAACCAAAATCATTTTTAATAATAGGTTCTCTATCTCAATTAATAGGTAATAATGCTCCAAATGAGGATAAATTTAGGTCATTTGAATTATTTAGAAAAAATACATTAAATCCTGAGATAATAACATTTGATGAACTTTATGAAAGAGCTAAATTTATTATATATAGTAAAGATTCTAATCATGCTTAA